The Amycolatopsis mongoliensis genome includes a window with the following:
- a CDS encoding ANTAR domain-containing protein, with translation MTETLMNAADRWRPLTELLQALLERITGELPGCLGAGLTVGHAGRPPRMLAAAGVAGELVPAQLAHGGPVAVAVVTGEPVTTDDLFADERWPGLTRDAVLAGRPELAEVRGAAALPGIWDDSSAFVLSATFDRPPGAEILAVLRRYEKLTEMTLVVAETATTGDPDQTLDLLASRAAIEQAKGAVMAVRRCAPDEAWQTLRRTSQEFNVKVRELAVALVEHLGGRISGTPPSGGVPEIRPGAPARHAAERLWSAFTAE, from the coding sequence GTGACCGAGACACTGATGAACGCGGCGGACCGGTGGAGACCGCTGACCGAGTTGCTGCAGGCGCTGCTCGAGCGGATCACCGGCGAGCTGCCGGGGTGCCTCGGCGCGGGCCTCACCGTCGGCCACGCCGGCCGGCCGCCGCGAATGCTGGCCGCCGCGGGCGTCGCCGGTGAACTGGTGCCCGCCCAGCTGGCGCACGGCGGCCCGGTCGCCGTCGCGGTCGTGACCGGCGAGCCGGTGACGACCGACGACCTCTTCGCCGACGAACGCTGGCCCGGGCTCACCCGCGACGCCGTGCTCGCGGGCCGCCCGGAGCTCGCCGAGGTCCGCGGCGCGGCCGCCCTGCCCGGCATCTGGGACGACAGCAGCGCGTTCGTGCTGTCCGCGACGTTCGACCGGCCGCCCGGCGCCGAGATCCTGGCGGTCCTGCGACGCTACGAAAAACTCACCGAGATGACCCTGGTCGTCGCGGAGACCGCCACCACGGGCGACCCGGACCAGACGCTGGACCTGCTGGCTTCCCGCGCGGCCATCGAGCAGGCGAAAGGCGCCGTCATGGCCGTCCGGCGGTGTGCCCCGGACGAGGCCTGGCAGACGCTGCGCCGCACCAGCCAGGAGTTCAACGTGAAGGTCCGCGAGCTGGCCGTCGCCCTGGTCGAGCACCTCGGGGGCCGGATCTCCGGCACGCCCCCGTCCGGCGGGGTGCCGGAGATCCGGCCCGGCGCCCCGGCCCGGCACGCGGCCGAGCGGCTCTGGTCGGCGTTCACCGCGGAATAG
- a CDS encoding PP2C family protein-serine/threonine phosphatase gives MRFLPEEEQQRQLAVCFARSRLTPEQLWMRYFALGGSQSLLELDAYLNGLTTLPRVDRDMMAHAVNERLDELAGPPRAPYSQPARDGKPLHGPLRALVDLLEGAHRAPPERLPAVVAEAGRALDLRIGIYLADYDQRTLVPLRAEPAAELDIETTVAGDVFRRAGTAVTRDGPDPTLWTVLLDGVERLGVLEIVPTDGADPDDPVLREQCHWLATLLGHLVTVTTQYGDGLDVRRRRHHRASPAELLWQSLPPLTGATDSVVVGASVQPAYDLCGVVFDYALSERRARLAMFDAGPRTAGASYAVVNALAAYRAARRDGASLGEQYAAVGREPAGSATVVTGVLAELDLRTGVLRWLDAGHPAPLIVRDGRALPDTGAGAARFFADERVPQVTEVLLRPGDVLALYSHGLAEATGPAGTPFGRERVAGYLADATLPPETARLLTRAVVEHSAGDLRSDAGVLVARWAPR, from the coding sequence ATGCGCTTCCTGCCCGAGGAGGAGCAGCAGCGGCAGCTCGCCGTCTGCTTCGCGCGGAGCCGGCTGACGCCGGAACAGCTGTGGATGCGCTACTTCGCGCTGGGCGGCAGCCAGAGCCTGCTGGAGCTGGACGCCTACCTCAACGGGCTGACCACGCTGCCCCGGGTCGACCGCGACATGATGGCCCACGCCGTCAACGAACGCCTCGACGAGCTGGCCGGCCCGCCCCGCGCTCCCTACAGCCAGCCGGCGCGCGACGGCAAGCCGTTGCACGGCCCGCTGAGGGCCCTCGTCGACCTGCTCGAGGGCGCCCACCGCGCGCCGCCCGAGCGGCTGCCCGCGGTCGTCGCCGAAGCCGGCCGCGCGCTCGACCTGCGGATCGGCATCTACCTCGCCGACTACGACCAGCGGACACTCGTGCCGCTGCGCGCCGAGCCCGCCGCGGAGCTGGACATCGAGACGACCGTCGCCGGGGACGTCTTCCGCCGCGCGGGGACCGCCGTGACGCGGGACGGGCCCGACCCCACCCTGTGGACGGTGCTGCTCGACGGCGTCGAGCGGCTCGGTGTGCTGGAGATCGTGCCCACCGACGGCGCCGACCCGGACGACCCGGTGCTGCGGGAGCAGTGCCACTGGCTGGCGACCCTGCTCGGCCACCTGGTGACGGTCACGACCCAGTACGGCGACGGGCTCGACGTGCGACGCCGGCGGCACCACCGCGCGTCCCCCGCCGAGCTGCTGTGGCAGAGCCTGCCGCCGCTGACCGGCGCGACCGACAGCGTGGTCGTCGGCGCGAGCGTCCAGCCGGCGTACGACCTGTGCGGGGTGGTGTTCGACTACGCGCTCTCGGAACGACGGGCGCGGCTGGCGATGTTCGACGCGGGTCCGCGCACGGCCGGGGCGAGCTACGCGGTGGTCAACGCCCTCGCGGCCTACCGCGCCGCCCGGCGCGACGGGGCTTCGCTCGGCGAGCAGTACGCCGCCGTCGGCCGCGAGCCGGCGGGCTCGGCGACGGTCGTCACCGGCGTGCTCGCGGAGCTGGACCTGCGGACCGGCGTGCTGCGCTGGCTGGACGCCGGGCACCCGGCACCCCTGATCGTCCGCGACGGCCGGGCCCTGCCGGACACCGGTGCCGGCGCGGCCCGGTTCTTCGCGGACGAGCGAGTGCCGCAGGTCACGGAGGTGCTGCTGCGGCCCGGCGACGTCCTCGCGCTGTACTCGCACGGGCTGGCCGAGGCGACCGGCCCGGCCGGGACGCCGTTCGGGCGCGAGCGCGTGGCCGGATACCTCGCGGACGCGACGCTGCCGCCGGAGACCGCGCGGCTGCTGACCCGTGCCGTCGTCGAGCACAGCGCGGGCGATCTGCGGTCGGACGCCGGAGTGCTGGTCGCCCGGTGGGCGCCGCGCTGA
- a CDS encoding GAF and ANTAR domain-containing protein — MELPESPATVSPLLDDVTGALEALTAVLRQEDDFRILLRHVCLQVRQAVPGVDEASITLVHGDKPHTASATAAVVGELDGDQYRLGDGPCLESVRSGKIVRTSVTDAIERWPSFASGAREAGFGSFLAAPLVADDEYSGAVNCYGHQDDGFAEIDAQLLELYTAAVEAVFRMYHRYLRARETAEHLRTALTSRAVIDQAKGMLMAIRQVDADDAFALLVEQSQRENVKLHDVAERFVARVISSGAV, encoded by the coding sequence ATGGAACTGCCGGAGTCCCCGGCGACGGTTTCGCCGTTGCTCGACGACGTGACGGGAGCTCTCGAAGCCCTGACCGCCGTCCTGCGGCAGGAGGACGACTTCCGGATCCTGCTGCGGCACGTGTGCCTGCAGGTGCGCCAAGCCGTCCCCGGCGTGGACGAAGCGTCGATCACGCTGGTGCACGGCGACAAGCCGCACACGGCGTCCGCGACCGCCGCCGTCGTGGGCGAGCTGGACGGCGATCAGTACCGGCTCGGCGACGGCCCGTGCCTGGAGTCGGTCCGCAGCGGCAAGATCGTCCGCACGTCGGTGACCGACGCGATCGAGCGCTGGCCGTCGTTCGCGAGCGGGGCCCGGGAGGCGGGGTTCGGGAGCTTCCTGGCCGCGCCGCTGGTGGCCGACGACGAGTACTCCGGCGCGGTGAACTGCTACGGCCACCAGGACGACGGCTTCGCGGAGATCGACGCGCAGCTGCTCGAGCTCTACACGGCCGCGGTGGAGGCGGTGTTCCGCATGTACCACCGCTATCTGCGGGCCCGCGAGACGGCCGAGCACCTGCGGACGGCACTGACGTCGCGCGCGGTCATCGACCAGGCCAAGGGCATGCTGATGGCGATCCGCCAGGTCGACGCCGACGACGCGTTCGCGCTCCTCGTCGAGCAGTCGCAGCGGGAGAACGTGAAGCTGCACGACGTCGCCGAGCGATTCGTCGCGCGGGTGATTTCCAGCGGCGCGGTGTGA
- a CDS encoding class I SAM-dependent methyltransferase: MSDAWEWDPSLYSGSAEYYARGRAGYPPELAAAFAAELGLDGSGRLLDVGCGPGSLTLRLAGSFEEAVGLDADADMLGEATRLAAEAGIRNCRWVRRRAEELPAGLGRFRLVTFAQSFHWFDRARVAAAVRGMLEPGGACAHVHATTHEGVEGSVPRAEIAELVRSYLGSVRRAGQGTLPEGTAAGESEIYRAAGFRGPRRFEVPGRDVTRTADDVVAGVFSLSSAAPHLFGDRRAEFEAELRALLHRASPGGTFTERLREIAVDLWLP; encoded by the coding sequence GTGAGCGACGCATGGGAGTGGGATCCGTCCCTCTATTCGGGCAGTGCGGAGTACTACGCGCGGGGCCGCGCCGGCTATCCCCCGGAGCTCGCCGCGGCGTTCGCCGCCGAGCTGGGGCTGGACGGGTCGGGCCGCCTGCTCGACGTGGGCTGCGGGCCGGGGTCGCTGACCCTGCGCCTGGCCGGCTCGTTCGAGGAGGCGGTCGGGCTGGACGCCGACGCGGACATGCTCGGCGAAGCGACCCGGCTGGCCGCCGAGGCGGGGATCCGGAACTGCCGCTGGGTGCGGCGGCGCGCGGAAGAGCTGCCCGCCGGGCTCGGCCGGTTCCGGCTGGTCACCTTCGCCCAGTCGTTCCACTGGTTCGACCGGGCGCGGGTCGCCGCCGCGGTGCGCGGCATGCTGGAGCCGGGCGGCGCCTGCGCCCACGTGCACGCGACGACGCACGAAGGCGTCGAGGGATCGGTGCCGCGCGCGGAGATCGCCGAGCTGGTGCGGTCGTACCTCGGGTCGGTCCGGCGTGCCGGGCAGGGAACCCTGCCGGAGGGCACGGCCGCCGGCGAATCGGAGATCTACCGCGCCGCCGGGTTCCGCGGGCCGCGGCGGTTCGAGGTCCCGGGCCGCGACGTCACCCGCACCGCCGACGACGTCGTCGCCGGCGTCTTCTCCCTGTCCAGCGCGGCGCCGCACCTGTTCGGCGACCGCCGCGCGGAGTTCGAGGCCGAACTCCGCGCGCTGCTGCACCGGGCGAGCCCGGGCGGCACGTTCACCGAGCGGCTGCGCGAGATCGCCGTCGACCTCTGGCTACCCTGA
- a CDS encoding STAS domain-containing protein, producing MSPTLPVPTRSAPLTARRTEYRPGLLVLTFAGEIDALTLPILERELAASPPGTTVVDLSQVAFLGLAGARALAAAAELAGREGGRFGVVANSRTLARLFRITGLAAVVPMFASLSDALRELLAAEVQNAAC from the coding sequence GTGTCCCCCACCCTCCCGGTTCCCACCCGGTCCGCGCCGCTCACGGCGCGCCGGACGGAGTACCGCCCCGGTCTGCTGGTGCTGACCTTCGCCGGCGAGATCGACGCCCTGACCCTGCCGATCCTGGAGCGCGAGCTGGCGGCGTCCCCACCGGGAACGACCGTGGTGGACCTGTCCCAGGTGGCGTTCCTCGGGCTGGCCGGCGCCCGCGCCCTGGCGGCGGCCGCGGAGCTCGCGGGACGGGAGGGCGGGCGGTTCGGGGTGGTGGCGAACAGCCGGACCCTGGCCCGGCTGTTCCGGATCACCGGGCTGGCCGCGGTGGTCCCGATGTTCGCTTCGCTCTCGGACGCGCTGCGGGAGCTGTTGGCGGCGGAGGTGCAGAACGCCGCCTGCTGA
- a CDS encoding GAF and ANTAR domain-containing protein: MATEKAVELPLDGELAGVAARMSGLLLSRETVDSVLELIVSLAGATITTAAGAGVTLVDDEGRPATTSASGPLVRDADALQYRLGEGPCMTALAECAPVRIDDVATERRWPRWCAAAGDAGLRSVLTTPLATEDGCLGAIKIYATVPGAFGRSDEETLATFAGRAAVLVANARAYERASRFSERFKDTLRDRDAVTMAKGFLMGRDGVDEDTAFDRLLALARAGARSPAEAAADLLAPARRGE, translated from the coding sequence ATGGCGACGGAGAAGGCGGTCGAGCTGCCGCTGGACGGCGAGCTGGCGGGGGTCGCGGCGCGGATGTCAGGACTGCTTCTCTCGCGGGAGACCGTCGACTCGGTGCTCGAGCTGATCGTCTCGCTCGCGGGGGCGACGATCACCACCGCGGCGGGCGCCGGGGTGACGCTCGTCGACGACGAGGGCCGCCCCGCCACCACGAGCGCGTCCGGCCCGCTGGTGCGCGACGCCGACGCCCTGCAGTACCGGCTCGGCGAAGGCCCCTGCATGACCGCGCTCGCGGAGTGCGCGCCGGTGCGGATCGACGACGTCGCCACCGAGCGGCGCTGGCCGCGGTGGTGCGCGGCCGCCGGCGACGCGGGACTGCGGTCGGTGCTGACCACGCCGCTCGCCACCGAAGACGGCTGCCTGGGTGCCATCAAGATCTACGCGACGGTGCCCGGCGCGTTCGGCCGCTCCGACGAGGAGACGCTCGCGACGTTCGCCGGCCGCGCCGCGGTCCTCGTCGCCAACGCCCGGGCGTACGAGCGGGCGAGCCGCTTCAGCGAGCGGTTCAAGGACACCCTCCGCGACCGAGACGCGGTCACCATGGCGAAGGGGTTCCTGATGGGCCGCGACGGCGTCGACGAGGACACCGCCTTCGACCGCCTGCTGGCACTGGCCCGCGCCGGCGCCCGCAGCCCGGCCGAGGCCGCCGCGGACCTGCTCGCGCCCGCACGCCGGGGAGAGTGA
- a CDS encoding hemerythrin domain-containing protein: MPDKEEDVIDLLRRQHREIRAMFAELETAKGDRRPELFHDLVRLLAVHETAEELVVHPEIRHLEPAAGAVVDARLGEEHRAKELLTTLQKMGPGAEGFDTLLLQLRDDVLAHAEHEEREEFPLLRAHRPPERLRAMAATVKVAEAVGPTRPHPGVESAKANLVLGPPAAIMDRARDLIRAALGG, translated from the coding sequence GTGCCTGACAAAGAAGAAGACGTCATCGACCTGCTCCGGCGGCAGCACCGGGAGATCCGCGCGATGTTCGCCGAGCTGGAGACCGCGAAGGGCGACCGGCGGCCGGAGCTGTTCCACGACCTCGTGCGGCTGCTGGCGGTGCACGAGACGGCGGAGGAGCTGGTCGTGCACCCGGAGATCCGGCACCTCGAGCCCGCGGCCGGGGCCGTCGTCGACGCGCGGCTGGGCGAGGAGCACCGGGCCAAGGAGCTCCTGACGACCCTGCAGAAGATGGGTCCCGGGGCCGAAGGGTTCGACACTCTGCTCCTCCAGCTGCGCGACGACGTCCTCGCGCACGCCGAGCACGAAGAGCGGGAGGAGTTCCCCCTGCTGCGCGCCCACCGGCCGCCGGAGCGCCTGCGGGCGATGGCGGCGACGGTCAAGGTGGCCGAAGCGGTGGGGCCGACCCGGCCGCACCCCGGCGTCGAGAGCGCGAAGGCGAACCTGGTGCTGGGGCCGCCGGCGGCGATCATGGACCGGGCGCGCGACCTCATCCGCGCCGCGCTCGGGGGTTGA
- a CDS encoding glycoside hydrolase family 13 protein, producing MDSANWWRDAVVYEVYVRSFADADGDGTGDLAGLRSRLGHLADLGVDAVWTTPWYRSPMVDGGYDVEDHRTPDSLFGTDADVLDLIAEAHRAGLRLLIDVVPNHTSDRHPWFRAALAAGPGAPERTRYHFRPGRGADGELPPTDWRSVFGGPAWTRAADGEWYLHLFAPEQPDLNWDDAGVRAEFEDLLRFWFARGVDGVRIDVAHGLLKDPAFPDLGADDEEIAKPPDRSAHPHWDLDGVHEIYRSWRKIAGEFGPDRVFVAEAWVDRPDRLARYVRPDELHTAFNFDFLRCDWDAAALREVIDRTLEALQVVGAPATWVLSNHDVVRHVTRFAPAGELALGRRRARAALLLMLALPGGAYLYQGEELGLAEVEDLPEAVLADPTWERSGHTRRGRDGCRVPLPWSGTEPPFGFAPGGVRTWLPQPPHWRTATAEAQAADPGSMLRLYRAALAARRAHPALGDGTLTWLPAFPGVLSFAREPGFGCVVNLSDRPCELPADREVLVSSGPLEGGKLPPDAAVWLVRR from the coding sequence ATGGACTCCGCGAACTGGTGGCGCGACGCCGTGGTCTACGAGGTCTACGTACGCAGCTTCGCCGACGCGGACGGGGACGGCACCGGGGATCTCGCGGGCCTGCGCTCGCGCCTGGGCCACCTGGCCGACCTCGGCGTGGACGCCGTGTGGACCACGCCGTGGTACCGCTCGCCGATGGTCGACGGCGGTTACGACGTCGAGGACCACCGGACCCCCGATTCGCTGTTCGGCACGGACGCCGACGTGCTCGACCTGATCGCCGAAGCGCACCGGGCCGGGCTCCGGCTGCTGATCGACGTCGTGCCGAACCACACCTCCGACCGCCACCCGTGGTTCCGCGCCGCGCTGGCCGCGGGCCCCGGCGCGCCCGAACGCACGCGGTACCACTTCCGGCCGGGCCGCGGCGCGGACGGCGAGCTGCCGCCGACCGACTGGCGCAGCGTCTTCGGCGGGCCGGCGTGGACGCGGGCCGCCGACGGCGAGTGGTACCTGCACCTGTTCGCCCCGGAACAGCCCGACCTGAACTGGGACGACGCCGGGGTCCGGGCCGAGTTCGAGGACCTGCTGCGGTTCTGGTTCGCCCGCGGGGTGGACGGGGTGCGCATCGACGTCGCCCACGGCCTGCTCAAGGACCCGGCCTTCCCCGACCTCGGTGCCGACGACGAAGAGATCGCGAAGCCGCCGGACCGCAGCGCGCACCCGCACTGGGACCTCGACGGGGTGCACGAGATCTACCGCTCGTGGCGCAAGATCGCCGGCGAGTTCGGCCCGGACCGGGTGTTCGTGGCGGAGGCGTGGGTCGACCGGCCGGACCGCCTCGCGCGGTACGTGCGCCCGGACGAGTTGCACACGGCGTTCAACTTCGACTTCCTGCGGTGCGACTGGGACGCGGCCGCGCTGCGCGAGGTGATCGACCGGACGCTCGAAGCGCTGCAAGTGGTCGGCGCGCCCGCGACGTGGGTGCTGTCCAACCACGACGTCGTCCGGCACGTGACGCGGTTCGCGCCCGCCGGTGAGCTCGCGCTGGGCCGGCGGCGGGCCCGGGCGGCGCTGCTGCTGATGCTCGCCCTGCCCGGCGGCGCGTACCTGTACCAGGGCGAGGAGCTGGGACTGGCGGAGGTCGAAGACCTGCCCGAGGCGGTGCTCGCCGACCCGACGTGGGAACGCTCCGGCCACACCCGCCGCGGCCGCGACGGCTGCCGGGTGCCGCTGCCGTGGTCGGGGACCGAGCCGCCGTTCGGCTTCGCGCCCGGCGGGGTGCGGACGTGGCTGCCCCAGCCGCCCCACTGGCGCACGGCGACGGCCGAGGCCCAGGCGGCCGACCCGGGCTCGATGCTGCGGCTCTACCGGGCGGCCCTCGCCGCCCGCCGGGCGCACCCGGCGCTGGGCGACGGGACGTTGACGTGGCTGCCCGCGTTTCCCGGCGTGCTGTCCTTCGCGCGGGAGCCGGGGTTCGGGTGCGTGGTGAACCTGTCGGACCGGCCGTGCGAGCTGCCGGCGGATCGCGAGGTGCTGGTCTCGAGCGGGCCGCTGGAGGGCGGCAAGCTACCGCCGGATGCCGCGGTGTGGCTCGTCAGGAGGTGA
- a CDS encoding PfkB family carbohydrate kinase — MFSEVVVVGQIARDLVVEVPDAPPADASGPVKQRQVLLGGKGANQAVALSQLGVTVSLVGVVGQDAVGDALLARARADRIGTTHVVRRPDTETALVVDVVDDQGRRRYLEHVPDATLVTETDVAAAAGPISAAGSLIVQLQQPARAALPAARLAHTAGTRVVLDGAPEDGAFASDLLALADVVRADGREAELLTGQPVADVAGAARAAAELRRRGPSLVVLEVAGQGNLFAGPGEAWFVPHVETEVVDPTGAGDALVAALTAGLTRRRPLETAACLAVAAAAATTEHAGGRPRLSRPDLDRLRPRRLETVHA, encoded by the coding sequence ATGTTCAGCGAAGTCGTGGTGGTCGGGCAGATCGCCCGCGACCTGGTGGTCGAGGTCCCGGACGCCCCGCCGGCGGACGCGTCGGGGCCGGTGAAGCAGCGGCAGGTGCTGCTCGGCGGGAAGGGCGCCAACCAGGCCGTGGCGCTGAGCCAGCTCGGGGTGACGGTGTCGCTGGTCGGCGTCGTCGGGCAGGACGCCGTCGGCGACGCACTGCTCGCCCGCGCGCGGGCCGACCGGATCGGCACCACGCACGTGGTCCGCCGGCCGGACACCGAGACGGCGCTGGTCGTCGACGTGGTCGACGACCAGGGGCGCCGCCGCTACCTCGAGCACGTCCCGGACGCGACGCTGGTGACCGAGACCGACGTGGCCGCCGCGGCCGGCCCGATCTCGGCCGCCGGGTCCCTCATCGTCCAGCTGCAGCAGCCCGCCCGGGCGGCGTTGCCGGCGGCCCGGCTCGCGCACACCGCGGGCACCCGGGTCGTCCTGGACGGCGCACCCGAGGACGGCGCTTTCGCGAGCGACCTGCTCGCCCTCGCCGACGTCGTCCGCGCCGACGGCCGCGAAGCCGAGCTGCTCACCGGGCAGCCGGTGGCCGACGTCGCCGGCGCGGCCCGCGCCGCGGCGGAGCTCCGGCGGCGCGGGCCGTCGCTGGTGGTCCTCGAGGTGGCGGGGCAGGGAAACCTGTTCGCCGGGCCGGGCGAGGCGTGGTTCGTGCCGCACGTCGAGACCGAGGTGGTCGACCCGACCGGGGCCGGGGACGCGCTGGTCGCGGCCCTGACGGCGGGGCTGACCCGCCGCCGTCCGCTGGAGACGGCGGCGTGCCTGGCGGTCGCGGCGGCCGCGGCCACGACCGAGCACGCGGGCGGACGGCCGCGCCTGTCCCGCCCCGACCTCGACCGGCTGCGGCCCCGGCGGCTCGAAACCGTCCACGCCTGA
- the ligD gene encoding non-homologous end-joining DNA ligase codes for MADVPARKLRRYQEMRDFGRTVEPAGGDPGGPAGHRFVVQRHRARRLHYDFRLELDGVLVSWAVPKGPTLDPKARRLAVHVEDHPIEYAGFEGVIPRGEYGGGDVIVWDRGVWRPVDADPARALEDGTLHFDLDGEKLAGRFVLVRTDRGEKDQWFLLHKEDDHAEAGWDAEDHPRSVKSGRTNDEVAAAPDALWHGDRPAAQAEEAVGLAAATGDELAALDALGGRGKWSVAGRELSLTNLDKVLFPAAGTGEPVTKRDLIRYYVTVGPVMLPYLAGRPLNTNRFPQGVTEPGFWQKEVPKHAPGWLTTWRNERAEAGESQRYVVADSVATLAWLANYGALELHAWTSRAADVDHPTWVLFDIDPGPETSFAEVLELARLHRTALEHLGLTGRPKVTGQRGIQVWVPIAPHCTFEQTRAWAETVSKTIGRVLPDLVSWAWAKDKRRGRARLDYTQNVLNKTLVAPYSVRPRPGAPASVPLEWDELDDDELAPDRWTIRDVPARLAERGDPFAKLLGIEQKLPGL; via the coding sequence ATGGCAGACGTCCCGGCCCGCAAACTGCGCCGTTACCAGGAGATGCGCGACTTCGGCCGGACCGTCGAGCCGGCCGGCGGGGACCCGGGCGGGCCGGCCGGGCACCGGTTCGTGGTGCAGCGGCACCGCGCCCGGCGGCTGCACTACGACTTCCGGCTGGAGCTCGACGGCGTCCTGGTCAGCTGGGCGGTGCCGAAGGGGCCGACGCTCGACCCGAAGGCCCGCCGCCTGGCCGTGCACGTCGAAGACCACCCGATCGAGTACGCCGGCTTCGAAGGCGTGATCCCGCGCGGCGAGTACGGCGGCGGGGACGTCATCGTCTGGGACCGCGGGGTGTGGCGGCCGGTCGACGCCGACCCGGCCCGCGCGCTCGAGGACGGCACGCTGCACTTCGACCTCGACGGCGAGAAGCTGGCCGGCCGGTTCGTCCTCGTCCGCACCGACCGCGGGGAGAAGGACCAGTGGTTCCTCCTGCACAAGGAGGACGACCACGCCGAGGCCGGCTGGGACGCCGAGGACCACCCGCGCTCGGTGAAGAGCGGCCGCACGAACGACGAGGTGGCCGCCGCGCCCGACGCGCTGTGGCACGGTGACCGGCCGGCCGCGCAGGCCGAGGAGGCCGTGGGGCTCGCCGCCGCGACCGGCGACGAGCTGGCGGCCCTGGACGCCCTCGGCGGCCGGGGCAAGTGGTCGGTCGCGGGGCGGGAGCTGTCCCTGACCAACCTCGACAAGGTCCTCTTCCCGGCGGCCGGCACCGGCGAGCCGGTGACCAAGCGCGACCTGATCCGGTACTACGTCACCGTCGGGCCGGTCATGCTGCCGTACCTGGCGGGCCGGCCCCTCAACACGAACCGCTTCCCGCAGGGCGTCACCGAACCGGGGTTCTGGCAGAAGGAAGTCCCGAAGCACGCACCCGGCTGGCTGACGACGTGGCGCAACGAGCGCGCCGAGGCGGGGGAGAGCCAGCGGTACGTCGTGGCGGACAGCGTCGCGACACTGGCGTGGCTGGCGAACTACGGCGCGCTCGAACTGCACGCCTGGACCTCGCGTGCCGCCGACGTCGACCATCCGACGTGGGTGCTGTTCGACATCGACCCGGGCCCGGAGACGTCGTTCGCGGAGGTCCTGGAGCTGGCGCGGCTGCACCGCACGGCGCTCGAGCACCTCGGCCTGACCGGGCGGCCGAAGGTGACCGGGCAGCGCGGGATCCAGGTGTGGGTGCCGATCGCGCCGCACTGCACCTTCGAGCAGACCCGGGCGTGGGCGGAGACGGTGTCGAAGACGATCGGGCGGGTCCTGCCGGACCTGGTCAGCTGGGCTTGGGCGAAAGACAAGCGCCGGGGCCGGGCCCGGCTCGACTACACGCAGAACGTGCTCAACAAGACGCTGGTCGCGCCGTACAGCGTGCGGCCGCGGCCCGGGGCGCCGGCGTCGGTGCCACTGGAGTGGGACGAGCTCGACGACGACGAGCTCGCGCCGGACCGGTGGACGATCCGGGACGTCCCGGCCCGGCTGGCCGAGCGCGGTGACCCGTTCGCGAAGCTGCTCGGGATCGAGCAGAAGCTCCCGGGCCTCTAG